A genome region from Populus alba chromosome 5, ASM523922v2, whole genome shotgun sequence includes the following:
- the LOC118048656 gene encoding probable disease resistance protein At4g27220, translated as MVLENIISVIDVVSHRTVAPIAREINYCFKYNHNYENLKREVKKLKSAQLRVQHLVDDARNNGEAILEDVIKWLSSEKVEREILEDEDRARKTCFIGLCPNLKARYQCSKKAKEETLFVASLLDERDGFSTVSHRAAPKGMEAISFRSHDVMPSRTPVLKEIMNALTTGDVNMVGVYGMRGMGKTVLVKEAARQAVQEKLFNQVVFATITQTPDIKKIQGQIADQLCLKFDEESEWGRAGRLRQRLKQEQKILIILDDLWKSLDLEAVGIPLKDEHEGCKMLLTSRVFDVLSSGMDIQKNFPINALSEEETWEFFKKMAGDRIEHPDLQSLAMEVAKKCAGLPLAIVTVARALKNKNLSQWKNALRVLKRPSPRNFAGVQEDVYAAIELSYNHLESKELKSTFLLCSRMGYNASTRDLLKYGMGLGLFSGFVTVEEARDRVQSLVHKLKTSGLLLENHCDWQFSMHDPVRDVALSIAFRDCHVFVGGDQFEPEWSAKNKLKKYKEIWLSSNIELLREMEYPQLNFLHVRSEDPFLEISSNICRGMHKLKVLVLTNMSLPSSLHFLKNLRTLCVHQSSLGEIADIRELKKLEILSFAKSNIKHLPRQIGQLTKLRMLDLSDCFELEVIPPNTLSNLSMLEELCMGKSFHHWATEGEDNASLVELDHLPHLTNLDMHVLDSHVMSKGMLSKRLERFRIFIGDVWDWDGVYQSSRTLKIKLNTSASHLEHGVLMLLKRAQDLYLLELKGVNNVVSELDTEGFLQLRHLHLHNSSDIQFIINTSSEVPSHVFPVLESLFLYNLVSLEKLCHGILTAESFRKLTIIEVGKCVKLKHLFPVGILPIMLTLSKKEISTSPVPNSAPSFPFSVARGLSQLQTINISFCLTMEEIVAKEGDEFEDSYTAIDAMEFNQLSSLSLQCLPLLKNFCSREKTSRLCQAQPNPVATSVGLQSKEISEDELRNPLQLFF; from the exons atggttCTGGAAAACATTATTTCCGTCATTGACGTTGTTTCTCACCGCACTGTTGCTCCAATTGCACGTGAGATCAATTATTGTTTCAAATACAATCACAACTATGAAAATCTGAAGAGGGAAGTCAAGAAGTTGAAAAGTGCCCAGCTGAGGGTGCAGCATTTAGTTGACGATGCCAGAAACAATGGGGAAGCAATTCTTGAGGATGTCATAAAGTGGCTATCTTCCGAAAAAGTGGAAAGGGAGATTTTGGAAGATGAAGATAGAGCGAGAAAGACGTGCTTCATCGGATTGTGTCCGAATCTCAAGGCACGATACCAGTGTAGCAAGAAAGCAAAGGAGGAAACACTCTTTGTTGCCAGCCTCCTGGATGAAAGAGATGGTTTCAGCACGGTTTCCCATCGAGCTGCTCCAAAAGGGATGGAAGCTATATCTTTCAGAAGTCATGACGTCATGCCATCAAGAACACCCGTTTTGAAGGAAATTATGAATGCCTTAACAACTGGTGATGTGAACATGGTTGGGGTGTATGGAATGCGTGGTATGGGGAAGACAGTGCTGGTAAAAGAGGCTGCTAGACAAGCTGTTCAGGAGAAATTATTTAACCAGGTAGTGTTTGCCACTATAACCCAAACCCCAGACATCAAGAAAATTCAAGGGCAGATTGCAGACCAGCTTTGTCTAAAATTTGATGAGGAAAGTGAATGGGGAAGAGCTGGTCGATTGCGCCAGAGGTTGAAACAAGAGCAGAAAATTCTTATTATTCTTGACGATTTGTGGAAGAGTCTTGATTTAGAAGCAGTTGGGATTCCACTCAAGGATGAACACGAAGGATGCAAGATGCTGCTAACATCGAGGGTATTTGATGTTTTATCTAGTGGAATGGATATTCAAAAGAACTTCCCCATTAATGCTTTATCTGAAGAAGAAACGTGGGAGTTCTTCAAAAAGATGGCAg GTGATCGCATTGAACATCCAGATTTGCAATCCTTGGCAATGGAGGTGGCCAAAAAGTGTGCAGGTTTACCACTGGCCATTGTAACTGTTGCAAGAGCTCTGAAGAACAAGAACTTGTCCCAGTGGAAGAATGCATTACGGGTACTAAAGAGACCATCTCCAAGAAACTTCGCAGGAGTGCAGGAAGATGTTTATGCGGCTATAGAACTAAGTTATAATCATCTTGAAAGTAAGGAGTTGAAATcaacttttcttctttgtaGTCGAATGGGTTATAATGCATCCACTCGCGACTTGTTGAAATATGGTATGGGTTTGGGCTTGTTTTCTGGCTTTGTTACAGTTGAAGAAGCACGAGACAGAGTGCAATCGTTGGTTCATAAACTCAAGACCTCTGGATTGTTGCTAGAAAATCATTGCGATTGGCAATTTTCTATGCATGATCCTGTGCGTGATGTTGCTCTATCAATTGCTTTTAGAGACTGCCACGTATTTGTTGGGGGTGATCAGTTCGAACCAGAATGGTCTGCTAAGAATAAGTTAAAGAAGTATAAAGAAATTTGGTTAAGTTCTAATATCGAGCTTCTTAGAGAGATGGAGTATccacaacttaattttttacatgtaagGAGTGAAGATCCTTTTCTAGAAATAAGTAGCAACATTTGTAGAGGAATGCACAAACTGAAAGTCTTAGTATTGACTAACATGTCTTTGCCTTCATCTCTTCATTTCCTCAAAAACCTTCGAACTTTGTGTGTTCATCAATCTTCATTGGGAGAGATAGCTGACATTCGGGAGCTGAAGAAATTGGAAATTCTCAGCTTTGCCAAATCTAATATTAAGCATTTGCCAAGACAAATAGGGCAGTTGACTAAGCTGAGAATGTTGGATTTGAGTGATTGTTTTGAACTTGAAGTAATTCCACCAAATACTCTCTCAAACTTGTCCATGCTAGAAGAATTGTGTATGGGAAAGAGCTTCCATCATTGGGCTACTGAAGGGGAGGACAATGCCAGTCTTGTTGAGTTGGATCATTTGCCTCACTTGACAAATTTGGACATGCATGTTCTAGATTCTCATGTTATGTCAAAAGGCATGCTCTCTAAAAGATTAGAAAGATTCAGAATATTTATTGGAGATGTCTGGGATTGGGATGGTGTTTATCAGAGCTCGAGAACATTGAAGATCAAGCTCAACACAAGCGCCAGTCATTTGGAGCATGGTGTTCTAATGTTGTTGAAGAGAGCTCAAGATTTGTATTTACTTGAACTAAAGGGTGTTAATAATGTGGTCTCTGAACTGGACACGGAAGGATTTCTACAACTGCGGCACCTCCATCTCCACAATAGTTCTGatattcaatttattattaacacTAGCAGCGAGGTTCCTTCTCATGTCTTCCCTGTGTTGGAGTCTTTGTTTCTCTACAATTTGGTATCCTTGGAGAAACTTTGCCATGGCATTCTCACAGCAGAGTCTTTCAGGAAACTAACAATCATAGAAGTGGGGAAATGTGTTAAATTGAAGCATCTCTTCcctgttggaatattgccaattatgttgacattgtcaaagaaggag atcagtacatcaccggtcccgaATTCCGCCCCATCATTCCCATTCTCCGTTGCACGAGGACTTTCGCAACTTCAAACCATCAATATTTCATTTTGCCTAACCATGGAAGAGATTGTTGCTAAGGAAGGTGATGAATTTGAAGACTCTTATACAGCAATTGATGCGATGGAGTTCAATCAATTGAGCTCACTATCGCTTCAGTGTTTGCCGCTTCTCAAAAACTTTTGCTCCAGAGAGAAGACATCTCGTCTCTGTCAAGCACAACCGAATCCAGTGGCAACTAGCGTGGGATTGCAATCTAAAGAAATTTCAGAGGATGAGCTGAGAAATCCTCTCcagcttttcttttaa
- the LOC118048658 gene encoding putative disease resistance protein At4g19050, which translates to MGYNASTRDLLKYGMGLGLFSGFVTVEEAQDRVHSLVHKLKASGLLLENHSDWQFSMHDAVRDVAISIAFRDCHVFVGGDEVEPKWSAKIRLKKYKEIWLSSNIELLREMEYPQLKLLHVRSEDPSLEISSNICRGMHKLKVLVLTNVSFVSLPSSLHFLKNLRTLCVHQSSLGEIADIGELKKLEILSFAKSNIKHLPRQIGQLTKLRMLDLSDCFELDVIPPNIFSNLSMLEELCMGNSFHHWATEGEDNASLVELDHLPHLTNVDIHVLDSHVMSKGMLSKRLERFRIFIGDVWDWDGVYQSLRTLKLRLNTSASHLEHGVLMLLKITQDLYLLELKGVNNVVSELDTEGFLQLRHLHLHNSTDIQYIINTSSEVPSHVFPVLESLFLYNLVSLEKLCHGILTAGSFRKLAIIEVGNCVKLKHLFPFSIAQGLSQLQTINISFCLTMEEIVAEEGDEFEDSCTEIDVMEFNQLSSLSLRCLPHLKNFCSREKTSRLCQAQLNPVATSVGLQSKEISEDEPRNPLQLFCEKILIPKLKKLELVSINVEKLWHGQLHRENTFPVQNLQTLYVDDCHSLKYLFSASMVKSLVQLKYLTVRNCKSMEEIISVEGVEEVEMMSEMCFDKLEDVDLSDLPRLTRFCAGSLIKCAVLKQLYICYCPEFKTFISCPDSANMTVDVEPGELHSRESDHNAVQPLFDEKVAFPSLAEIKISHIESLEKMWHNQPAEDSFCQLRSVTISSCKRLVRVFPSIMLETFRMVEMLDISHCPLLEEIFDLEETSASGSFQLRDLSLIGLGKLKHIWNKDPQGTLSFQNLHALKVSDCNVLKNLFPFSIARELVQLEKLKIEQCGKLEEIIVKVDHGEAAHCFVFPLLTSLKLQELPEFRNLYPGKHTWKSPMLKRLAVSDCCNVALFGSKFLKSQETQGEVQLGIPAQQPLFFVEKVISNLEELSLGGKNTTASIIWHHQLPIECYSSLKVLKLHDFGVKSDPISFGFLQRLRNLETLSVTHSSFKKLFLYKGHSSFKKLPSIREVGGEERRALARLKNLTIHAVHDIKHIWKQDHLLAPILQNLKTLKVKDCHSLVSLAPSYVCFQNLTTLDIQSCLGLLNLFTSSTAKSLVQLVKLTIAHCKKMTVVVARQGGDEADDEIIFSKLEYLELLDLQNLTSFCFENHAFRFPSLKEMVVEECPNMKSFSPGVLSTPKLQGVHWKKYSKNTVHWHGNLDITIQHLYTEMVGFDGVKRLKVSDFPQLKERWQYQLPFNFFRKLTNLTVDEYCYLPDALPSTLLQFMNDLQELQVRNCDLLEGVFDLKGLSPEEGRVWLPLLYELNLIGLSRLRHICNTDPQGILEFRNLNFLEVDDCSSLRNIFTPSMALSLVHLQKIVIRNCDKMEEIITKERAGEEEAMDKIIFPVLKVIILESLPELSNIYSGSGVSESYIVRRDLHRWLSKYEDLHLLPYRGTGA; encoded by the exons ATGGGTTATAATGCATCCACTCGCGACTTGTTGAAATATGGTATGGGTTTGGGCTTGTTTTCTGGCTTTGTTACAGTTGAAGAAGCACAAGACAGAGTGCATTCGTTGGTTCATAAACTCAAGGCCTCTGGATTGTTGCTAGAAAATCATAGCGATTGGCAATTTTCTATGCATGATGCTGTGCGTGATGTTGCTATATCAATTGCTTTTAGAGACTGCCACGTATTTGTTGGGGGTGATGAGGTTGAACCAAAATGGTCTGCTAAGATTAGGTTAAAGAAGTATAAAGAAATTTGGTTAAGTTCTAATATCGAGCTTCTTAGAGAGATGGAGTACCCACAACTTAAATTGTTACATGTAAGGAGTGAGGATCCTTCTCTAGAAATAAGTAGCAACATATGTAGAGGAATGCACAAACTGAAAGTCTTAGTGTTGACTAACGTGTCTTTTGTGTCTTTGCCTTCATCTCTTCATTTCCTAAAAAACCTTCGAACTTTGTGTGTTCATCAATCTTCATTGGGAGAGATAGCTGACATTGGGGAGCTGAAGAAATTGGAAATTCTCAGCTTTGCCAAATCTAATATTAAGCATTTGCCCAGACAAATAGGGCAGTTGACTAAGCTGAGAATGTTGGATTTGAGTGATTGTTTTGAACTTGACGTAATTCCACCAAATATCTTCTCAAACTTGTCCATGCTAGAAGAATTGTGTATGGGAAACAGCTTCCATCATTGGGCTACGGAAGGGGAGGACAATGCCAGTCTTGTTGAGTTGGATCATTTGCCTCACTTGACAAATGTGGACATACATGTTCTAGATTCTCATGTTATGTCAAAAGGCATGCTCTCTAAAAGATTAGAAAGATTCAGAATATTTATTGGAGATGTCTGGGATTGGGATGGTGTTTATCAAAGCTTGAGAACATTGAAGCTCAGGCTCAACACAAGCGCCAGTCATTTGGAGCATGGTGTTCTAATGTTGTTGAAGATAACTCAAGATTTGTATTTACTTGAACTAAAGGGTGTTAATAATGTGGTCTCTGAACTAGACACGGAAGGATTTCTACAACTGCGGCACCTCCATCTCCACAATAGTACTgatattcaatatattattaacaCTAGCAGCGAGGTTCCTTCTCATGTCTTCCCTGTGTTGGAGTCTTTGTTTCTCTACAATTTGGTATCCTTGGAGAAACTTTGCCATGGCATTCTCACAGCAGGGTCTTTCAGGAAACTAGCAATCATAGAAGTGGGGAACTGTGTTAAATTGAAGCATCTCTTCCCATTCTCCATTGCACAAGGACTTTCGCAACTCCAAACCATCAATATTTCATTTTGCCTAACCATGGAAGAGATTGTTGCTGAGGAAGGTGATGAATTTGAAGACTCTTGTACAGAAATTGATGTGATGGAGTTCAATCAATTGAGCTCACTATCGCTTCGGTGTTTGCCGCATCTCAAAAACTTTTGCTCCAGAGAGAAGACATCTCGACTCTGTCAAGCACAACTGAATCCAGTGGCAACTAGCGTGGGATTGCAATCTAAAGAAATTTCAGAGGATGAGCCGAGAAATCCTCTCCAACTTTTCTGTGAAAAG ATTCTTATCCCGAAACTGAAGAAGTTGGAATTGGTCTCTATCAACGTTGAAAAGTTATGGCATGGCCAGCTTCATCGGGAAAATACATTTCCTGTTCAAAATTTACAGACATTATATGTGGATGATTGCCACAGCCTGAAATATCTGTTTTCTGCTTCCATGGTTAAAAGTCTTGTGCAACTCAAGTATCTTACTGTACGTAATTGCAAGTCCATGGAAGAGATAATATCTGTAGAAGGAGTGGAAGAAGTTGAAATGATGAGCGAGATGTGCTTTGATAAACTGGAAGATGTTGATCTCTCTGATCTTCCAAGACTCACAAGGTTCTGTGCTGGCTCGCTGATCAAGTGTGCAGTGTTGAAACAACTGTACATTTGTTATTGCCCTGAATTTAAGACATTCATCTCCTGTCCCGATAGCGCGAACATGACAGTTGACGTTGAACCTGGAGAATTGCATTCAAGGGAGAGTGACCACAATGCCGTGCAGCCTCTCTTTGATGAAAAG GTTGCATTCCCTAGCCTAGCTGAAATCAAAATTTCCCACATAGAGAGCTTGGAAAAGATGTGGCACAACCAACCAGCAGAAGATTCCTTTTGTCAACTACGATCAGTAACAATTTCTAGCTGTAAAAGGCTAGTGAGGGTTTTCCCATCAATTATGCTAGAAACATTCCGGATGGTAGAGATGTTGGATATCAGTCATTGTCCTTTGTTAGAAGAGATCTTTGACCTTGAAGAAACTAGTGCATCTGGTTCCTTTCAGTTAAGAGACTTGTCCTTGATTGGACTAGGCAAACTGAAGCATATATGGAATAAAGATCCTCAAGGAACACTCAGCTTCCAAAATCTACATGCATTGAAGGTTTCAGATTGTAATGTATTGAAGAATCTGTTTCCATTCTCTATAGCTAGAGAACTTGTGCAGCTCGAAAAACTCAAGATAGAGCAATGTGGGAAACTGGAGGAAATTATTGTGAAGGTGGACCATGGTGAAGCAGCccattgttttgtgtttccGCTGCTAACCTCATTGAAACTTCAAGAATTACCAGAATTCAGGAACTTATATCCAGGGAAACATACTTGGAAATCTCCCATGTTAAAAAGGTTGGCGGTGTCTGATTGCTGCAATGTAGCATTATTCGGCTCCAAATTTCTTAAATCTCAAGAAACACAAGGGGAAGTCCAACTTGGTATCCCGGCTCAACAGCCTCTCTTCTTCGTCGAAAAG GTGATCTCCAACCTGGAGGAATTGTCATTAGGTGGCAAGAATACAACTGCTTCAATCATTTGGCATCACCAACTTCCAATAGAGTGCTATTCCTCATTGAAAGTTCTAAAGTTACACGATTTTGGTGTTAAATCAGATCCTATCTCATTTGGTTTCCTGCAAAGATTACGGAATCTTGAAACACTATCCGTGACACATAGTTCTTTCAAAAAGCTATTCTTGTACAAAGGGCATAGCTCATTCAAAAAGCTACCATCGATCAGAGAAGTTGGTGGTGAAGAGAGACGTGCACTCGCacgattaaaaaatttaacaatacaTGCAGTTCatgatataaaacatatatGGAAGCAAGACCACCTGCTAGCTCCCATTCTTCAAAATCTTAAGACTCTCAAAGTAAAGGATTGTCACAGTTTGGTCAGTTTAGCACCATCTTATGtgtgttttcaaaatttaacaaCTCTGGATATACAGTCTTGCCTTGGATTATTGAACTTGTTTACATCATCAACGGCTAAAAGTCTTGTGCAACTTGTTAAGTTGACCATAGCTCATTGCAAAAAAATGACAGTAGTGGTGGCAAGACAGGGAGGAGATGAAGCAGATGATGAGATCATTTTCAGTAAACTAGAATATTTGGAACTTCTAGATTTACAGAATCTCACAAGCTTCTGCTTTGAAAATCATGCCTTCAGATTTCCATCATTGAAAGAAATGGTTGTGGAAGAATGTCCTAATATGAAAAGTTTCTCTCCAGGAGTGTTAAGCACGCCAAAGCTGCAGGGAGTACACTGGAAAAAGTATTCTAAGAACACAGTGCATTGGCATGGTAATCTTGATATTACCATACAACACTTATACACAGAAATG GTTGGATTTGATGGTGTAAAGAGGCTAAAGGTATCTGACTTTCCTCAATTGAAAGAGAGATGGCAATACCAACTTCCTTTCAACTTCTTCAGAAAGTTAACAAACCTCACGGTGGATGAATACTGTTATTTGCCCGATGCTTTACCTTCCACTCTGCTACAGTTTATGAACGATTTGCAAGAACTGCAAGTGAGAAACTGTGATTTACTAGAAGGGGTATTTGATTTGAAAGGGCTTAGTCCAGAGGAAGGGAGGGTTTGGTTACCCCTTTTATATGAATTGAACTTGATTGGTTTATCAAGGTTGAGACATATATGTAACACAGATCCTCAAGGAATTCTGGAATTCAGAAACCTTAATTTTCTAGAAGTTGATGACTGTAGCAGCTTGAGAAATATATTTACACCATCGATGGCATTGAGCCTTGTGCATCTCCAGAAGATTGTAATAAGAAACTGTGACAAGATGGAAGAAATCATCACCAAGGAGagagcaggggaagaagaagcaatGGATAAAATCATCTTTCCTGTACTAAAAGTGATCATTCTCGAGTCTTTACCTGAGTTAAGCAATATCTACTCAGGAAGTGGTGTTTCTGAATCTTACATCGTTAGAAGAGATTTGCATAGATGGTTGTCCAAATATGAAGATCTTCATCTCCTCCCTTATAGAGGAACCGGAGCCTAA
- the LOC140955598 gene encoding disease resistance protein SUMM2-like, which yields MVLENIISTIGLFSEHSVVPIAREINYCFKYNHNFENLKREVKKLKSAQLRVQHLVDDARNNGEAILEDVIKWLSLVEEASEKVEREILEDEDRARKKCFIGLCPDLKARYQCSKKAKAETRFVASLLDERDVFSTVSHRAAPKGMEAISFRSFDAMPSRTPVLKEIMNAFTTADVNMVGVYGMGGMGKTTLVKEAARQAIKEKLFNQVVFATITQTPDIKKIQGQIADQLSLKFDEESECGRAGRLRQRLKQEQKILIILDDLWKSLNLEAVGIPLKDEHEGCKMLVTSREFDVLSCGMDIQKNFPINALSEEETWELFKKMAGD from the coding sequence ATGGTTCTGGAAAACATTATTTCCACCATTGGCCTTTTTTCCGAGCACAGCGTTGTTCCAATTGCACGTGAGATCAATTATTGTTTCAAATACAATCACAACTTTGAAAATCTGAAGAGGGAAGTCAAGAAGTTGAAAAGTGCCCAGCTGAGGGTGCAGCATTTAGTTGACGATGCCAGAAACAATGGGGAAGCAATTCTTGAGGATGTTATAAAGTGGCTATCTCTTGTGGAAGAAGCTTCCGAAAAAGTGGAAAGGGAGATTTTGGAAGATGAAGATAGAGCGAGAAAGAAGTGCTTCATCGGATTGTGTCCGGATCTCAAGGCACGATACCAGTGTAGCAAGAAAGCAAAGGCGGAAACACGCTTTGTTGCCAGCCTCCTGGATGAAAGAGATGTTTTCAGCACAGTTTCCCATCGAGCTGCTCCAAAAGGGATGGAAGCTATATCTTTCAGAAGTTTTGACGCCATGCCATCAAGAACACCCGTTTTGAAGGAAATTATGAATGCCTTCACAACTGCTGATGTGAACATGGTTGGGGTGTATGGAATGGGTGGTATGGGGAAGACAACGCTGGTAAAAGAGGCTGCTAGACAAGCCATTAAGGAGAAATTATTTAACCAGGTAGTGTTTGCCACTATAACCCAAACCCCAGACATCAAGAAAATTCAAGGGCAGATTGCAGACCAGCTTTCTCTAAAATTTGATGAGGAAAGTGAATGTGGAAGAGCTGGTCGATTGCGCCAGAGGTTGAAACAAGAGCAGAAAATTCTTATTATTCTAGACGATTTGTGGAAGAGTCTTAATTTAGAAGCAGTTGGGATTCCACTCAAGGATGAACACGAAGGATGCAAGATGCTGGTAACATCGAGGGAATTTGATGTTTTATCTTGTGGAATGGATATTCAAAAGAACTTTCCCATCAATGCTTTATCTGAAGAAGAAACGTGGGAGTTGTTCAAAAAGATGGCaggtgattaa